One part of the Musa acuminata AAA Group cultivar baxijiao chromosome BXJ1-5, Cavendish_Baxijiao_AAA, whole genome shotgun sequence genome encodes these proteins:
- the LOC103985699 gene encoding protein COFACTOR ASSEMBLY OF COMPLEX C SUBUNIT B CCB2, chloroplastic isoform X1, translating into MASGCAVSVAGGSKWLLQFKNQDAREGLAISRLPPLRPSTGLPPSLLLRLARTPDRCRLFTVAAQDSNPRQQQQQELDVSVLRFTFGIPGLDESYLPRYIGIAFGFLIILNHVFSASPATPAQLRTEALGMCLAAFSTALPYLGRFLEGANATDRASIPEENKQIFFMSNDILDTQKGDLAWASYALLRNTNSMSVIIAVNDVICVRGYWNTPEDKDASKDHLLNWFNSQIQKTGFFDLKDMLYFPQCSATESELGTLLPKGTLSALIQPVIRTSDPVVNFAMKNEGFILLASSVKYAYSEKDRAWIRAVANKFLHKISKDL; encoded by the exons ATGGCGAGTGGGTGCGCGGTGTCGGTCGCCGGCGGCTCCAAGTGGTTGCTCCAATTCAAGAACCAGGATGCTCGCGAAGGCCTCGCCATTAGCCGCTTGCCGCCTCTTCGTCCGTCGACAGGCCTTCCTCCCTCCCTACTCCTCCGCCTCGCGAGAACCCCAGACCGCTGCCGCCTCTTCACTGTCGCCGCCCAAGATTCCAACcctcggcagcagcagcagcaagagcTCGACGTTTCCGTCCTCCGCTTCACTTTTG GGATTCCGGGTCTTGATGAGTCCTACCTTCCGAGGTACATTGGAATCGCCTTCGGATTCCTAATCATACTCAACCACGTCTTTTCCGCCTCCCCTGCTACTCCCGCTCAGCTG AGGACCGAGGCTCTTGGGATGTGTTTGGCCGCCTTCTCGACCGCCCTCCCTTATCTTGGAAGGTTTCTTGAG GGTGCAAATGCAACAGATCGGGCATCAATACCAGAAGAAAATAAGCAAATATTCTTCATGTCAAATGACATCCTAGATACTCAGAAGGGAGATCTGGCTTGGGCATCGTATGCTCTTTTACGCAACACGAACAGCATGTCAGTG ATTATAGCAGTTAATGATGTAATATGCGTACGTGGCTACTGGAATACACCTGAAGATAAAGATGCTTCAAAAGATCATCTACTGAATTGGTTCAATAGTCAGATTCAGAAGACTGGGTTTTTTGACCTCAAAGACATGTTATACTTTCCTCAATGCTCAG CTACAGAATCTGAACTTGGGACTCTACTACCTAAAGGAACTCTGTCAGCGCTAATACAACCAGTGATCAGAACCTCTGATCCAGTTGTTAATTTTGCAATGAAGAATGAAGGATTTATCCTGCTGGCATCCAGTGTCAAATATGCATATTCTGAAAAAGATAGAGCTTGGATCAGAGCAGTTGCTAATAAATTTTTGCATAAAATTTCCAAGGATTTGTAA
- the LOC103985699 gene encoding protein COFACTOR ASSEMBLY OF COMPLEX C SUBUNIT B CCB2, chloroplastic isoform X2: MASGCAVSVAGGSKWLLQFKNQDAREGLAISRLPPLRPSTGLPPSLLLRLARTPDRCRLFTVAAQDSNPRQQQQQELDVSVLRFTFGIPGLDESYLPRYIGIAFGFLIILNHVFSASPATPAQLRTEALGMCLAAFSTALPYLGRFLEGANATDRASIPEENKQIFFMSNDILDTQKGDLAWASYALLRNTNSMSVIIAVNDVICVRGYWNTPEDKDASKDHLLNWFNSQIQKTGFFDLKDMLYFPQCSESELGTLLPKGTLSALIQPVIRTSDPVVNFAMKNEGFILLASSVKYAYSEKDRAWIRAVANKFLHKISKDL; this comes from the exons ATGGCGAGTGGGTGCGCGGTGTCGGTCGCCGGCGGCTCCAAGTGGTTGCTCCAATTCAAGAACCAGGATGCTCGCGAAGGCCTCGCCATTAGCCGCTTGCCGCCTCTTCGTCCGTCGACAGGCCTTCCTCCCTCCCTACTCCTCCGCCTCGCGAGAACCCCAGACCGCTGCCGCCTCTTCACTGTCGCCGCCCAAGATTCCAACcctcggcagcagcagcagcaagagcTCGACGTTTCCGTCCTCCGCTTCACTTTTG GGATTCCGGGTCTTGATGAGTCCTACCTTCCGAGGTACATTGGAATCGCCTTCGGATTCCTAATCATACTCAACCACGTCTTTTCCGCCTCCCCTGCTACTCCCGCTCAGCTG AGGACCGAGGCTCTTGGGATGTGTTTGGCCGCCTTCTCGACCGCCCTCCCTTATCTTGGAAGGTTTCTTGAG GGTGCAAATGCAACAGATCGGGCATCAATACCAGAAGAAAATAAGCAAATATTCTTCATGTCAAATGACATCCTAGATACTCAGAAGGGAGATCTGGCTTGGGCATCGTATGCTCTTTTACGCAACACGAACAGCATGTCAGTG ATTATAGCAGTTAATGATGTAATATGCGTACGTGGCTACTGGAATACACCTGAAGATAAAGATGCTTCAAAAGATCATCTACTGAATTGGTTCAATAGTCAGATTCAGAAGACTGGGTTTTTTGACCTCAAAGACATGTTATACTTTCCTCAATGCTCAG AATCTGAACTTGGGACTCTACTACCTAAAGGAACTCTGTCAGCGCTAATACAACCAGTGATCAGAACCTCTGATCCAGTTGTTAATTTTGCAATGAAGAATGAAGGATTTATCCTGCTGGCATCCAGTGTCAAATATGCATATTCTGAAAAAGATAGAGCTTGGATCAGAGCAGTTGCTAATAAATTTTTGCATAAAATTTCCAAGGATTTGTAA
- the LOC103985699 gene encoding protein COFACTOR ASSEMBLY OF COMPLEX C SUBUNIT B CCB2, chloroplastic isoform X3 — MASGCAVSVAGGSKWLLQFKNQDAREGLAISRLPPLRPSTGLPPSLLLRLARTPDRCRLFTVAAQDSNPRQQQQQELDVSVLRFTFGIPGLDESYLPRYIGIAFGFLIILNHVFSASPATPAQLRTEALGMCLAAFSTALPYLGRFLEIIAVNDVICVRGYWNTPEDKDASKDHLLNWFNSQIQKTGFFDLKDMLYFPQCSATESELGTLLPKGTLSALIQPVIRTSDPVVNFAMKNEGFILLASSVKYAYSEKDRAWIRAVANKFLHKISKDL, encoded by the exons ATGGCGAGTGGGTGCGCGGTGTCGGTCGCCGGCGGCTCCAAGTGGTTGCTCCAATTCAAGAACCAGGATGCTCGCGAAGGCCTCGCCATTAGCCGCTTGCCGCCTCTTCGTCCGTCGACAGGCCTTCCTCCCTCCCTACTCCTCCGCCTCGCGAGAACCCCAGACCGCTGCCGCCTCTTCACTGTCGCCGCCCAAGATTCCAACcctcggcagcagcagcagcaagagcTCGACGTTTCCGTCCTCCGCTTCACTTTTG GGATTCCGGGTCTTGATGAGTCCTACCTTCCGAGGTACATTGGAATCGCCTTCGGATTCCTAATCATACTCAACCACGTCTTTTCCGCCTCCCCTGCTACTCCCGCTCAGCTG AGGACCGAGGCTCTTGGGATGTGTTTGGCCGCCTTCTCGACCGCCCTCCCTTATCTTGGAAGGTTTCTTGAG ATTATAGCAGTTAATGATGTAATATGCGTACGTGGCTACTGGAATACACCTGAAGATAAAGATGCTTCAAAAGATCATCTACTGAATTGGTTCAATAGTCAGATTCAGAAGACTGGGTTTTTTGACCTCAAAGACATGTTATACTTTCCTCAATGCTCAG CTACAGAATCTGAACTTGGGACTCTACTACCTAAAGGAACTCTGTCAGCGCTAATACAACCAGTGATCAGAACCTCTGATCCAGTTGTTAATTTTGCAATGAAGAATGAAGGATTTATCCTGCTGGCATCCAGTGTCAAATATGCATATTCTGAAAAAGATAGAGCTTGGATCAGAGCAGTTGCTAATAAATTTTTGCATAAAATTTCCAAGGATTTGTAA
- the LOC135675096 gene encoding protein DETOXIFICATION 49-like, with protein MCMAAIPAGSAAPCHCDHHQDPHGLLTAPFVVETSPTKSQAEVSSPPAPTLKPLGSVSLAFVEGKSILSLALPMVLTGLLLHCRSMVSMLFLGQLGDLALAGGSLAIGFANITGYSVLSGLAMGMEPICGQAFGARRYHLLGLALHRTVLLLLSVSVPIALLWYYIRPLLLLLGQEPALAAAASSYLHACLPDLILQSFLHPLRIYLRTQSITLPLTLCAGLAVGLHLPINYLFVSVLHLGIGGVALASVLFNFNVVLFLLVYIYFSGINRSTGGLSFSSECFKGWSSLLNLAIPSCISVCLEWWWYEIMIILCGLLLNPEATVASMGILIQTTSLVYIFPSSLSFGVSTRVGNELGANRPDRARRAATVGLSCSFVLGLLAFSFAFSVRHLWARMFTGDSTILELTASVLPILGLCELGNCPQTTGCGVLRGSARPKLGANINLGSFYVVGMPVAVGLAFWTSLDFSGLWLGLLSAQATCVVLMLVVIERTHWESQAERAQQLTGAATDDTEKEAVPKAIAAADGDETDWLVISVKIEQ; from the coding sequence ATGTGCATGGCTGCTATCCCCGCGGGTTCAGCTGCACCATGCCACTGCGACCACCACCAAGATCCCCATGGCCTCCTCACCGCCCCTTTCGTTGTCGAGACGTCGCCGACGAAGAGCCAAGCGGAGGTGTCATCGCCACCGGCTCCGACGCTGAAGCCTCTCGGCTCGGTGTCCTTGGCGTTTGTGGAAGGGAAGTCCATCCTGAGCCTCGCACTGCCGATGGTGTTGACCGGCTTACTCCTCCACTGCCGCTCCATGGTCTCCATGCTCTTCCTCGGCCAGCTTGGAGATCTCGCCCTTGCCGGCGGCTCCCTGGCCATCGGATTCGCCAACATCACCGGCTACTCTGTTCTTTCCGGCCTGGCCATGGGCATGGAGCCCATCTGTGGTCAGGCCTTCGGGGCTCGGCGTTACCATCTCCTCGGCCTGGCGCTCCACCGCACTGTTCTCCTGCTGCTCTCCGTCTCCGTCCCCATCGCCCTCCTGTGGTACTACATccgccccctcctcctcctcctcggccagGAACCCGCTCTCGCTGCCGCCGCAAGCTCTTACCTCCACGCCTGCCTTCCTGACTTAATACTGCAGTCATTTCTCCATCCTCTCCGCATTTACCTCAGGACGCAGTCCATCACTCTCCCGCTGACCTTATGCGCGGGCCTCGCCGTCGGCCTCCACCTGCCTATCAACTACCTTTTTGTCTCTGTTCTTCACCTCGGCATTGGCGGCGTCGCCTTGGCCTCTGTTTTGTTCAACTTCAACGTCGTGCTCTTCCTCCTCGTCTATATCTACTTCTCCGGCATCAACCGCAGCACCGGTGGACTAAGCTTCAGCTCCGAGTGCTTCAAAGGCTGGAGCTCGCTTCTGAACTTGGCCATCCCCAGCTGCATCTCGGTGTGCTTGGAGTGGTGGTGGTATGAGATCATGATCATCTTGTGTGGTCTTCTCCTAAACCCAGAGGCCACTGTTGCTTCCATGGGCATTCTTATACAGACAACCTCTCTCGTCTACATTTTCCCCTCGTCGCTAAGCTTTGGCGTCTCCACTCGGGTCGGCAACGAGCTCGGCGCGAACCGGCCTGACCGAGCCCGCCGAGCCGCCACGGTCGGGCTGTCGTGCAGCTTCGTGCTCGGCCTCCTCGCCTTCAGTTTCGCTTTCTCGGTGCGCCACTTGTGGGCCAGGATGTTCACCGGCGACTCGACTATTCTCGAGCTCACCGCGTCGGTGTTGCCCATCCTCGGCTTGTGTGAGCTCGGCAACTGCCCACAGACCACCGGGTGTGGGGTGTTGAGAGGCAGCGCCCGGCCAAAGCTCGGTGCCAACATAAACCTGGGCTCCTTCTACGTCGTCGGCATGCCGGTGGCGGTGGGGCTGGCGTTCTGGACGTCTCTCGACTTCAGTGGCCTCTGGCTCGGACTGCTCTCAGCGCAGGCGACGTGCGTGGTGCTAATGCTCGTCGTGATCGAGAGGACCCACTGGGAATCGCAGGCCGAGCGGGCGCAGCAGCTCACAGGGGCAGCCACCGACGACACTGAGAAAGAAGCAGTGCCAAAAGCCATTGCAGCAGCAGACGGAGACGAGACAGATTGGTTGGTTATCAGCGTAAAGATCGAGCAATGA